The window CCGTCGACGCTGGTGCGCGTCAGTGAACAGGGCGAGCAGATCGTGTCCGTCGCCGTTCCGGTGCAGCGCTTTCGCGCCGTTCTGGGCGTGTTGATGCTGTCGACCCAGGGTGGCGATATCGACAAGATCGTCGCTGCCGAGCGCCGAGCGATCCTGCGCGTGTTTGCGGTGGCGGCGACCGTCACCGCGATCCTGTCGATGCTTCTGGCTTCCACCATCGCCAATCCCCTGCGGCGCCTGTCGGCTGCCGCCGTCCGGGTTCGACGCGGCGTGAAGAGCCGCGAGGAAATTCCCGATTTCTCCGACAGGCAGGACGAGATCGGCAACCTGTCCGTCGCCCTGCGCGACATGACCAACGCGCTTTATGCCCGCATCGAGGCGATCGAGAGTTTTGCGGCCGATGTGAGCCATGAACTCAAGAACCCGCTGACGTCGCTGCGCAGCGCGGTCGAAACGCTGCCGCTGGCCAAGAATGAAACGTCGCGCGATCGACTGATGGAGGTGATCCAGCACGATGTCCGCCGCCTCGACCGCCTGATCACCGATATTTCGGATGCGTCGCGTCTCGACGCGGAACTCGCTCGTGACGATGCGTCGCGCGTCGATCTGTTGAAGCTGGTACAGGACCTTGCGGGCGCGTCCCGCGAAGCCGGTCGTCACAAGCGCGCCGTGGCGATCGAGGTGCGCACCGCCAAGAAGGATCAGCCGGCGCGGGACTTCTACGTTCCCGGCCACGATTTGCGGCTCGGCCAGGTCCTGACGAACCTCATCGAGAACGCCCGCTCCTTTGTGCCGGATGACAAGGGCCGTATCCTGATCACCCTGTCGCGCTCGCCCCGTCATGTGATCGTGACGGTGGACGACAATGGCCCCGGCATCCACGTCGAGGATATCGAGCGCATTTTCGAGCGTTTCTACACCGATCGCCCGTCGGGCGAGGCCTTCGGCCAGAACTCCGGTCTCGGCCTGTCGATCAGCCGCCAGATCGTCGAGGCGCATGGCGGCAGGCTGACGGCGGAGAACATCGCAGGCACGAAGCCCGGCGAGTTCCAGGGCGCACGCTTCGTCGTGACCCTGCCCGCAGAGGGCTGACGCCACATGCAATCGGACGCGCGTATCAATGTCCATGCGACGGTGCTCGTCGTGGGGCGGACCGGGCTTCTCATCCAGGGCACGTCGGGGTCGGGTAAATCGTCTCTCGCCGCACGCCTGATCGATTCATGCGCCGCAAAACGCGTGTTTTCGTGTCTGGTCGCGGATGACCGCGCGTGGATTTCGGTTTCTGCCGGGCGCATCGTCGCGGAAGTGCCCGACGCGATCGCAGGCCTTATCGAAACCCGTGGCAATGGACCGACGGCGGTCGATCACGAGCGGCGGACTCTCGTCGATGCAGTGGTCAACCTCGTCGAGCCATCCCGGGCCCCGCGCCATCGCGAACCCGCGACGGAAGACATCCTCGGCGTCCTCCTCCCGCGCCTCGACCTCCCGTCAGGCAATCCCGAAAGCTGTTCGCGCGCTGTGCTCGGCTGGCTGGCTTCCGATCCAGAGAGTGCAACGCCGCTCCGAAAGTGGTAGAGACACGGCCAAACTGCGTCAATTTGGCGTAGGCGCGCGTCATTTTACACTTGTCAAAGGCCAAAGCGCTGACAAGATAGCGCACCTGTCGTCCGGCCGAAAAAAACGCTACTGGCTATGGTTCGAACCGACGCAGCGAGCAGGCTCGCAGAATGGCCGTGCTGCACGAATGACGGGAGTGGGGTGGTGATCAGTTTTCACAGTGCCGGAAGAGGCTGGCGTCGCCACTTCGC is drawn from Mesorhizobium sp. CAU 1732 and contains these coding sequences:
- a CDS encoding sensor histidine kinase; this encodes MDAARAKREARGGSNRWSRILVRVRRMLGHYVFSSLTRRILFLNLAALCVMVIGILYINQFRDGLVQARIESLMTQGEIIAGAIAASATVETDSITIDPEKLLELQAGESLPPGTGQLDSLDFPINPERVAPVLRRLISPTLTRARIFDRDANLLLDSRHLYSRGQILRYNLPAVAEEELGPLQRLEKFVTKLFARSDLPVYKEQPGGSGAGFPEVMSALQGSPSTLVRVSEQGEQIVSVAVPVQRFRAVLGVLMLSTQGGDIDKIVAAERRAILRVFAVAATVTAILSMLLASTIANPLRRLSAAAVRVRRGVKSREEIPDFSDRQDEIGNLSVALRDMTNALYARIEAIESFAADVSHELKNPLTSLRSAVETLPLAKNETSRDRLMEVIQHDVRRLDRLITDISDASRLDAELARDDASRVDLLKLVQDLAGASREAGRHKRAVAIEVRTAKKDQPARDFYVPGHDLRLGQVLTNLIENARSFVPDDKGRILITLSRSPRHVIVTVDDNGPGIHVEDIERIFERFYTDRPSGEAFGQNSGLGLSISRQIVEAHGGRLTAENIAGTKPGEFQGARFVVTLPAEG